In one window of Burkholderia cepacia ATCC 25416 DNA:
- a CDS encoding glycosyltransferase family 2 protein has protein sequence MREPLYIPLVSLVVPFYNEGEAVERFFDVVMPLMTSIDGIRFEIVCVNDGSRDDTLERLIRIGARERRVRVIDLTRNFGKEAALTAGLDEALGDAVIPLDADLQDPPSLIPVMIEHWRDGAEVVAAKRSNRACDSFAKRTAAAIYYRVHNLLSDVKLPENVGDFRLMDRKVVNALRSLPERHRFMKGLFAWVGYRTVIVEYQRDARSAGHSKFSGWKLWNFALEGITSFSTVPLRSWTYIGVGIAALAFLYGAFIILRTLLFGNPVLGYASLISVTLFIGGIELIGIGVVGEYIGRIYDESKQRPVYLIRRRYQTHGKVVELRVARDARRQSARRRVQPTRARIGER, from the coding sequence ATGCGGGAACCACTCTATATACCGCTCGTATCGCTGGTCGTGCCGTTCTATAACGAAGGCGAGGCCGTCGAGCGCTTCTTCGACGTCGTGATGCCGTTGATGACGTCCATCGACGGCATCCGGTTCGAGATCGTCTGCGTGAACGACGGCAGCCGCGACGACACGCTCGAGCGGCTGATCCGGATCGGCGCCCGCGAACGGCGCGTGCGGGTGATCGACCTGACCCGCAACTTCGGCAAGGAAGCGGCGCTCACAGCCGGTCTCGACGAAGCCCTCGGCGACGCGGTGATCCCGCTCGACGCCGACCTGCAGGACCCGCCCAGCCTGATTCCGGTGATGATCGAACACTGGCGCGACGGTGCGGAAGTCGTCGCCGCGAAGCGCAGCAACCGCGCGTGCGATTCGTTCGCGAAGCGCACGGCGGCCGCGATCTACTATCGCGTGCACAACCTGCTGTCGGACGTGAAACTGCCGGAGAACGTCGGCGATTTCCGGCTGATGGACCGCAAGGTCGTGAACGCGCTGCGCAGCCTGCCCGAGCGGCATCGGTTCATGAAGGGGCTGTTCGCGTGGGTCGGCTACCGGACGGTCATCGTCGAATACCAGCGTGACGCGCGTAGTGCCGGACACTCGAAATTTTCCGGCTGGAAGCTGTGGAATTTCGCGCTGGAAGGCATCACCAGCTTCAGCACCGTGCCGCTGCGCAGCTGGACCTACATCGGCGTCGGCATCGCCGCGCTCGCGTTCCTGTACGGCGCGTTCATCATCCTCCGCACACTGCTGTTCGGCAATCCGGTGCTCGGCTACGCGTCGCTGATCTCGGTCACGCTGTTCATCGGCGGGATCGAGCTCATCGGGATCGGTGTCGTCGGCGAATACATCGGGCGGATCTACGACGAGTCGAAGCAACGGCCCGTCTACCTGATCCGCCGCCGCTACCAGACGCACGGCAAGGTGGTCGAACTGCGGGTCGCGCGCGATGCGCGCCGCCAGAGCGCTCGCCGGCGCGTGCAGCCGACCCGTGCGCGGATCGGCGAACGCTGA
- a CDS encoding inclusion body family protein codes for MSRVTDVLVSFDTETILKKYPNPSKNPNSPTLIDWKHVYMVTNQDNVVSGQAGGELDLKAQVGDLIRWRETSLSLGFENQVVFYKFIGNVGNELISTPTPRVAEASIPVPNTSKPEVPTCQKVANYYWSSECLKVGRVTYHFQFQIIDRNCQSQGCFSWDPFISIHN; via the coding sequence ATGTCACGCGTTACCGATGTGCTCGTCTCTTTCGATACCGAAACCATCCTCAAAAAATATCCGAATCCCAGCAAGAATCCGAATAGCCCGACGCTGATCGACTGGAAGCACGTGTACATGGTCACCAACCAGGACAACGTGGTGTCCGGGCAGGCGGGCGGCGAACTCGACCTGAAGGCGCAGGTCGGCGACCTGATCCGCTGGCGTGAAACGAGCCTGTCGCTGGGCTTCGAGAACCAGGTGGTGTTCTACAAGTTCATCGGCAACGTCGGCAACGAACTGATCTCGACGCCGACGCCGCGCGTCGCGGAAGCGTCGATCCCGGTGCCGAACACCAGCAAGCCCGAGGTGCCGACCTGCCAGAAGGTCGCGAACTACTACTGGTCGTCGGAATGCCTGAAGGTCGGCCGCGTGACTTACCACTTCCAGTTCCAGATCATCGATCGCAACTGCCAGAGCCAGGGCTGCTTCTCGTGGGATCCGTTCATCTCGATCCATAACTGA
- a CDS encoding glycosyltransferase family 87 protein, with protein sequence MKTPHSVFHARPETDAHPELPIAGPRRYPHWLNRDRVRVYAGAALLAELLFIGIYIARMYLQHGAALVPLSEDFSAIWSAAWLAAHGRAADVWHFSALFTIQQLAVPGMNLEDGMLLWLYPPSMLLLVLPLGWLPYTPAVVLWLGVTYVLFAVVIHATVQRGTAWLCALAFPAAFITVVIGQTSLFTATFGGLGLLLLKRRPVVAGICFGLLMMKPQVAILFPLALLCAGQWRTLAAWAATIVACVALATLAFGTDSWIAFAHGMRDVYQVISTGHAKLARMPTLFALAAMAGLPAYVANGLQLLSAAVAAIAVVYAWRGDCAYALRAATLACACLLVSPYLYDYDLTWYGLVIAWYARYAWTHGWRRFDREWLTLLWLMPLAGLAVVPHLSFQFMPLVTLASLGLLVSRIARDRRDVPSMPDARDHSTDTAFTHSARTHHRPAYGLRRTGRPTIGVHR encoded by the coding sequence ATGAAAACGCCCCATTCCGTTTTCCACGCCCGTCCCGAGACGGATGCGCACCCGGAACTCCCGATCGCCGGCCCGCGCCGTTATCCTCACTGGCTCAATCGCGATCGTGTACGCGTCTATGCCGGCGCCGCGTTGCTGGCCGAACTGCTGTTCATCGGCATCTACATCGCCCGAATGTACTTGCAGCATGGCGCCGCGCTGGTGCCGCTGTCGGAGGATTTCTCCGCGATCTGGAGCGCGGCATGGCTCGCCGCGCACGGGCGTGCCGCCGACGTCTGGCATTTCAGCGCGTTGTTCACGATCCAGCAACTCGCCGTCCCGGGAATGAATCTCGAGGACGGCATGCTCCTGTGGCTCTATCCGCCCAGCATGCTGTTGCTGGTCCTGCCGCTCGGCTGGCTTCCGTACACGCCGGCCGTCGTGCTCTGGCTCGGCGTCACGTATGTGCTGTTCGCCGTCGTCATTCATGCGACCGTGCAGCGCGGCACCGCATGGCTGTGCGCGCTGGCCTTCCCCGCCGCATTCATCACCGTCGTCATCGGGCAAACCAGCCTGTTTACCGCGACGTTCGGCGGCCTCGGCCTGTTGCTTCTGAAGCGCCGGCCCGTCGTGGCCGGGATCTGCTTCGGCTTGCTGATGATGAAACCGCAGGTCGCCATCCTGTTCCCGCTCGCGCTGCTGTGCGCCGGCCAGTGGCGTACGTTGGCCGCGTGGGCCGCGACGATCGTCGCCTGCGTCGCGCTCGCCACGCTCGCGTTCGGCACCGACTCGTGGATCGCGTTCGCACACGGGATGCGCGATGTCTACCAGGTCATCAGCACCGGCCATGCGAAGCTCGCGCGGATGCCGACCCTGTTCGCGCTGGCCGCGATGGCCGGCCTGCCCGCTTACGTCGCCAACGGCCTTCAACTGCTGTCGGCCGCGGTCGCCGCGATCGCGGTCGTCTATGCGTGGCGCGGCGACTGCGCGTACGCGCTGCGCGCCGCGACGCTCGCGTGCGCGTGCCTGCTCGTCAGCCCCTATCTGTACGACTACGACCTGACCTGGTACGGCCTCGTGATCGCGTGGTACGCGCGGTACGCGTGGACGCACGGCTGGCGGCGCTTCGACCGGGAATGGCTGACGCTGCTGTGGCTGATGCCGCTCGCGGGCCTCGCGGTCGTGCCGCATCTGTCGTTCCAGTTCATGCCGCTCGTCACGCTGGCGTCGCTCGGGCTGCTCGTCAGCCGGATCGCCCGGGACCGGCGCGACGTGCCGTCGATGCCGGACGCACGCGACCACTCGACCGACACCGCGTTCACCCATTCGGCAAGAACGCACCACCGCCCGGCGTACGGATTGCGCCGCACCGGCCGACCGACCATCGGCGTGCATCGGTGA
- a CDS encoding TauD/TfdA family dioxygenase, with translation MTYLADERIVLTAAESGHIRKTLGALAYDPAGGAGYISAVRKLAYNAFPDRIVDAFDRAKAPTADAHGSIEIDNLPIDDDVKGSPRFEETGRSFKAGVLSENVLVALSTLAGEPYSIAHEGRELVNNLTPHKATARDYTGLGSEVELDFHIENAAQAHMPEGDTSPFALLLLGVRSEAGGGPYTRLADARRALQLLSPDDIAQLYGEHYIIRVPYRWRGAAPTPRDNTDLSAVLSGPLDAPRVTVAFYPDMVLAVNARAQEALANLYRAVREVSFGVQVQPGKLVLINNHFTLHSRDRFDPQYDENDRAFRWVQRVFVARSLWNFRAFTPLQARVFDPKALYAGDAHATRPSPVAQPAPQRAATAELEATPA, from the coding sequence ATGACCTATCTCGCAGATGAACGCATCGTCTTGACGGCAGCGGAGTCCGGTCACATCCGGAAGACGCTCGGCGCACTGGCCTACGATCCGGCCGGCGGCGCGGGCTACATCAGCGCGGTGCGCAAGCTCGCCTACAACGCGTTTCCCGACCGGATCGTCGACGCGTTCGATCGCGCGAAGGCACCGACCGCCGACGCGCACGGCTCGATCGAGATCGACAACCTGCCGATCGACGACGACGTGAAGGGCAGCCCGAGGTTCGAGGAGACCGGCCGCTCGTTCAAGGCCGGCGTGTTGAGCGAGAACGTGCTGGTCGCCCTGAGCACGCTGGCCGGCGAGCCGTATTCGATCGCGCACGAAGGCCGCGAGCTCGTGAACAACCTCACGCCGCACAAGGCGACCGCACGCGACTATACGGGCCTCGGCTCCGAGGTCGAGCTCGATTTCCATATCGAGAACGCCGCGCAGGCGCACATGCCGGAAGGCGACACGTCGCCGTTCGCGTTGCTGCTGCTCGGCGTGCGCAGCGAAGCCGGCGGCGGCCCGTACACGCGGCTCGCCGACGCGCGCCGCGCGCTGCAGCTGCTGTCGCCGGACGACATCGCGCAACTCTACGGTGAGCACTACATCATCCGCGTGCCGTACCGGTGGCGCGGCGCCGCGCCGACGCCGCGCGACAATACCGACCTGAGCGCGGTGCTGTCGGGGCCGCTCGACGCGCCGCGCGTGACGGTCGCGTTCTATCCGGACATGGTGCTGGCGGTTAATGCGCGTGCGCAGGAGGCGCTGGCCAACCTGTATCGCGCGGTGCGCGAAGTGTCGTTCGGCGTGCAGGTACAGCCCGGCAAGCTGGTGCTGATCAACAACCATTTCACGCTCCATTCGCGCGACCGTTTCGATCCGCAATACGACGAGAACGACCGGGCATTCCGCTGGGTGCAGCGCGTGTTCGTCGCGCGCAGCCTGTGGAACTTCCGCGCGTTCACGCCGTTGCAGGCGCGGGTCTTCGATCCGAAGGCGCTGTATGCGGGCGACGCGCACGCGACGCGCCCGTCGCCGGTCGCGCAACCGGCGCCGCAACGCGCGGCTACCGCCGAACTCGAGGCGACGCCCGCGTGA
- a CDS encoding Flp family type IVb pilin has protein sequence MTRVIEKIAWFVEDREGVTAIEYGLIAALIALGIVAALTAIGTDLSTVFSTIASSLDSAVTAL, from the coding sequence ATGACAAGAGTCATCGAAAAGATCGCCTGGTTCGTCGAGGATCGGGAAGGCGTGACGGCCATCGAGTACGGCCTGATCGCCGCGCTGATCGCGCTCGGCATCGTCGCCGCGCTGACGGCGATCGGTACAGACCTGTCGACCGTGTTCAGCACGATCGCCTCGAGTCTGGACTCGGCGGTAACAGCACTCTGA
- a CDS encoding GtrA family protein translates to MIGLLDAERTRLVRFGVSGLCSTAIHTLVAAALFAQFDATLVTANTIAFLCATAFSYLANTLWSFSSTVRTRNAVRFLAVTLAGFVETLLLARAAEALDVSRAMSIVAIALLIPPTTFLLHRLWTYR, encoded by the coding sequence ATGATCGGCCTGCTCGATGCCGAGCGCACGCGCCTCGTGCGCTTCGGCGTGTCCGGCCTCTGCTCGACCGCGATCCACACGCTGGTCGCGGCGGCGCTGTTCGCACAGTTCGACGCAACGCTGGTGACGGCGAACACGATCGCGTTCCTCTGCGCGACGGCGTTCTCGTATCTCGCGAACACGCTGTGGAGTTTTTCGTCGACGGTGCGCACGCGCAACGCGGTGCGCTTTCTCGCCGTCACGCTCGCCGGCTTCGTCGAAACCCTGCTGCTCGCGCGTGCGGCCGAAGCGCTCGACGTGTCCCGCGCAATGAGCATCGTCGCGATCGCGTTGCTGATTCCGCCGACGACGTTCCTGCTGCACCGGCTCTGGACCTACCGGTAA
- a CDS encoding MFS transporter, which produces MSDRAPALGGAPAAIAPPHRTSLRAIFPTVAAASLGFAIVQLDVTVVNVAIPSLGHSFGSSVHGLQWIVDAYTLSFAALLLTSGTLADRFGSRRLFAYGLALFLLASLGCALAPSLAALIAARVAQGVGAAMILPTSLALITHACANDAAARVRAVAWWSATGGAISAAGPTLGGLLIDSLGWRAIFFINLPICAAGLWLTVRHVRDSAAARTRLFDPAGQLVAVLVLALLTGGIIRAGAQGPGDPYAAGALAASVALGALFVAIERRVAAPMLQLAFFRIARVPGVLAIGAITNAAFYGLIFSLSLYFQNARGFTATESGLALAPLTIIMLANIASARLAVRHGFRATVIVGLVVSLAGYVWLWRTLGAHTPYALLAPGLAAMAIGGGIAIPALTSTLLGSVEAGRSATASAILNTARQVGAAVGVAALGALVAGQGAAIVAGAARAFAVAAVLVAVCIVLAVRWPGDAPEPGTRA; this is translated from the coding sequence ATGAGCGATCGCGCTCCGGCGCTCGGCGGCGCGCCGGCCGCCATCGCACCGCCGCATCGCACGTCGCTGCGCGCGATCTTCCCGACCGTCGCGGCCGCGAGCCTCGGCTTCGCGATCGTTCAGCTCGACGTGACCGTCGTCAACGTCGCGATTCCGAGCCTCGGCCATTCATTCGGATCGAGCGTCCACGGGCTGCAGTGGATCGTCGATGCGTACACGCTGTCGTTCGCCGCGCTGCTGCTGACGTCCGGCACGCTGGCCGACCGCTTCGGCAGCCGCCGGCTGTTCGCCTACGGCCTCGCGCTGTTCCTGCTGGCATCGCTCGGCTGCGCGCTCGCGCCGTCGCTGGCCGCCCTGATCGCCGCGCGGGTCGCGCAGGGCGTCGGCGCCGCGATGATCCTGCCCACGTCGCTCGCGCTCATCACGCATGCGTGCGCGAACGATGCCGCCGCGCGCGTAAGGGCCGTCGCGTGGTGGAGCGCGACCGGCGGCGCGATCAGCGCGGCCGGGCCGACGCTCGGCGGGCTGCTGATCGATTCGCTCGGCTGGCGTGCGATCTTCTTCATCAATCTGCCGATCTGCGCGGCCGGGTTGTGGCTCACGGTGCGCCATGTACGGGATTCGGCCGCCGCACGCACGCGGCTGTTCGATCCGGCAGGCCAGCTCGTCGCGGTGCTCGTGCTCGCGCTGCTGACAGGCGGGATCATCCGGGCCGGCGCGCAGGGGCCGGGCGATCCGTATGCGGCCGGTGCGCTGGCCGCGTCGGTCGCGCTCGGCGCGCTGTTCGTCGCGATCGAGCGCCGCGTGGCCGCGCCGATGCTGCAGCTCGCGTTCTTCCGGATCGCGCGCGTGCCGGGCGTGCTCGCGATCGGCGCGATCACGAATGCCGCGTTCTACGGGCTGATTTTCTCGCTGAGCCTCTATTTCCAGAATGCGCGCGGCTTCACCGCGACCGAGTCGGGGCTCGCACTCGCGCCGCTCACGATCATCATGCTCGCCAACATCGCGAGCGCGCGCCTCGCCGTGCGCCACGGATTCCGTGCGACCGTCATCGTCGGGCTCGTCGTGTCGCTCGCGGGCTACGTGTGGCTGTGGCGGACGCTCGGCGCGCATACCCCGTATGCGCTGCTCGCGCCGGGGCTCGCGGCAATGGCGATCGGCGGTGGCATCGCGATTCCCGCGCTGACGTCGACGCTGCTCGGCAGCGTCGAGGCCGGCCGCTCGGCCACCGCGTCGGCGATCCTCAATACCGCGCGCCAGGTGGGCGCAGCGGTTGGCGTCGCGGCGCTCGGCGCGCTGGTCGCGGGCCAGGGCGCCGCGATCGTGGCCGGCGCGGCACGCGCATTCGCCGTCGCGGCCGTGCTCGTGGCCGTCTGCATCGTGCTGGCCGTACGCTGGCCCGGCGATGCGCCCGAACCCGGCACGCGGGCCTGA
- a CDS encoding glycosyltransferase family 87 protein produces the protein MYTANRGSRVRAIRCAQWLTADRIVPYSCIMLMLFAALLIVWGFVTNGFTSNAAVRPGVDFSVFWTASHLVLQGHAASAYDPSLFLQAELAQFDTYLQHRSLPWLYPPTMLLFIAPVALVPFLPAYFLFFAGSLLCYAFAVSRLSGLRAHLPVPHAAAIVVVAYSAVCMSALFGQNSILTAGLAALALHLLGKRPVAAGVLIGLLAIKPQLAVVFPFALIAARAWRTFAAAAISATLFAAAGIALTGTGALHGLGDAVATVRGQHFMLPSYWLASPTPFAALRLSGFPVPAALAAQAVIALLAIAATVDVWRRTPDMRLRGAALAVATLLTTPYLWHYELTWLGIAIFCLIAHGLDEGWLPGDQAVIVLAWLLPIFEMLNRLMKLPQIGPIVLLAVLFVVVRRAAQCSPRSSR, from the coding sequence ATGTACACAGCCAATCGTGGGTCGCGCGTTCGCGCAATACGCTGTGCTCAATGGCTCACAGCCGACCGGATCGTTCCGTACAGCTGCATCATGCTGATGCTCTTCGCCGCGTTGCTGATTGTCTGGGGCTTCGTGACGAACGGCTTCACGTCGAACGCCGCCGTCCGCCCGGGCGTCGACTTCTCCGTTTTCTGGACCGCATCGCACCTGGTGTTGCAAGGCCATGCCGCATCGGCCTACGACCCTTCCTTGTTCCTGCAGGCCGAGCTCGCACAATTCGACACGTATTTGCAGCACCGGTCGCTTCCCTGGCTCTATCCGCCGACGATGTTGCTGTTCATCGCTCCGGTTGCCCTTGTGCCTTTCCTGCCCGCATATTTCCTCTTTTTCGCGGGCAGTCTTTTATGCTACGCGTTCGCCGTCTCGCGGTTGTCGGGATTGCGCGCGCATCTTCCGGTGCCGCACGCCGCGGCGATCGTCGTGGTCGCGTATTCGGCCGTGTGCATGTCCGCGCTGTTCGGCCAGAACAGCATCCTGACCGCCGGCCTCGCCGCACTCGCGCTGCATCTGCTCGGCAAGCGCCCGGTCGCGGCCGGCGTACTGATCGGGCTGCTCGCGATCAAGCCGCAGCTGGCGGTGGTGTTCCCGTTCGCGCTGATCGCGGCGCGCGCGTGGCGCACGTTCGCGGCGGCGGCAATCAGCGCAACGCTGTTCGCGGCGGCCGGGATCGCGCTGACCGGTACGGGCGCACTGCATGGGCTGGGCGACGCCGTGGCGACGGTGCGCGGCCAGCACTTCATGCTGCCGTCCTACTGGCTCGCTTCGCCGACGCCGTTCGCCGCGCTGCGGCTCTCGGGCTTCCCGGTGCCGGCTGCCCTGGCCGCGCAGGCCGTGATCGCGCTGCTCGCGATCGCGGCGACCGTCGATGTCTGGCGGCGCACGCCCGACATGCGCTTGCGCGGCGCGGCACTGGCCGTCGCCACCTTGCTGACTACACCCTATCTGTGGCACTACGAGCTGACCTGGCTCGGGATCGCGATCTTCTGCCTGATCGCCCATGGCCTCGATGAAGGCTGGCTGCCCGGCGACCAGGCCGTGATCGTGCTCGCCTGGCTGCTGCCGATCTTCGAAATGCTGAACCGCTTGATGAAGCTGCCGCAGATCGGCCCGATCGTGCTGCTTGCGGTGCTGTTCGTCGTCGTTCGCCGCGCCGCGCAGTGCTCGCCCCGGAGCTCGCGATGA
- a CDS encoding ABC transporter substrate-binding protein: MRRTAIPAARIARTLAAVLLGGSVAAQAATFDLSPEQPGRQRGTVNPAVEQALPAGYRFAEAGTLTIGIAPNLPPLSTYATDARTVVGFDPDLAQLVADSIGRKLKIVPLSWADWPLALQSGKVDAVISNVTVTEQRKEKFDFSTYRKDQLGFYVKNGSRIASIREPKDVAGLRVVTDSGTNQEKILLEWNRQNVARGLAPVEIQYYADAAERWVALQSGRVDTIFSVNSMLAYQASLRGDAKLIGTVSGGWPRTADIAITTRKGSGLADPLTVAINALIANGSYRKVLGRWSLDAEAIDRSQTNPPGLPRT; the protein is encoded by the coding sequence ATGAGAAGAACAGCAATTCCCGCAGCACGCATCGCTCGCACGCTGGCCGCCGTCCTGCTCGGCGGCAGCGTCGCCGCGCAGGCCGCGACGTTCGACCTGAGCCCCGAGCAGCCGGGCCGGCAGCGCGGCACCGTGAACCCGGCGGTCGAGCAGGCATTGCCGGCCGGCTACCGGTTTGCCGAAGCGGGCACGTTGACGATCGGCATCGCGCCGAACCTGCCGCCGCTCAGCACCTATGCGACCGATGCGCGAACGGTCGTCGGCTTCGATCCCGATCTCGCCCAGCTCGTCGCCGACAGCATCGGCCGCAAGCTGAAAATCGTGCCGCTCTCGTGGGCCGACTGGCCGCTCGCGCTGCAGTCCGGCAAGGTCGATGCGGTGATCTCGAACGTGACGGTGACCGAACAGCGCAAGGAGAAATTCGACTTCTCGACCTACCGGAAGGATCAGCTCGGCTTCTACGTGAAGAACGGCAGCCGGATCGCGTCGATTCGCGAGCCGAAGGACGTTGCCGGGCTGCGCGTCGTGACCGACTCGGGCACGAACCAGGAAAAGATCCTGCTCGAATGGAACCGGCAGAACGTCGCGCGCGGCCTCGCGCCGGTCGAGATCCAGTACTACGCGGATGCGGCGGAGCGCTGGGTCGCGCTGCAGTCGGGGCGCGTCGACACGATCTTCAGCGTCAATTCGATGCTCGCGTACCAGGCATCGCTGCGCGGCGACGCGAAGCTGATCGGCACCGTGAGCGGCGGCTGGCCGCGCACCGCGGACATCGCGATCACGACGCGCAAGGGCAGCGGCCTCGCCGATCCGCTGACGGTCGCGATCAATGCGCTGATCGCGAACGGCAGCTACCGGAAGGTGCTCGGCCGCTGGAGTCTCGATGCCGAAGCGATCGACCGGTCGCAGACCAATCCGCCGGGGCTGCCGCGCACCTGA
- a CDS encoding AidA/PixA family protein, which produces MPGLRSDVLVIVDAVTLLSAYPEASRDPDAPTVIDGRHLYVVSPGDAAQLGHNDSRLFAGLSPGDQLRLRETALALRAEASVLFVRFALKDAGIVAPFEAEVRDAAAPVPDADDLLHPPCHPMKDHYWRSDVLAAGATTCTADFAVFDRDGTVSGYFRWETSIEIGAGQPAAKQPDFKPSSDRNGNFTLPPDTAFKAIFYANAADRQDLRLFIDDAPEPAASFVGNSEDGVRLFTLNSKGGRIRIDAFANGRKSATDARLAPLSAGDTVWLGWLGAEDGADADYNDGIVILQWPIT; this is translated from the coding sequence ATGCCTGGTCTTCGTTCCGATGTGCTCGTGATCGTCGACGCCGTCACGCTGCTGTCGGCCTACCCGGAGGCGAGCCGGGACCCCGACGCGCCGACCGTGATCGACGGCCGGCACCTCTACGTGGTGAGCCCCGGCGACGCCGCGCAGCTCGGCCACAACGACAGCCGGCTCTTCGCCGGGCTGTCGCCGGGCGACCAGTTGCGCCTGCGCGAGACGGCGCTGGCACTGCGCGCCGAGGCGAGCGTGCTGTTCGTCCGGTTCGCGTTGAAGGATGCGGGCATCGTCGCGCCGTTCGAAGCCGAAGTACGCGACGCGGCCGCGCCGGTACCCGATGCCGACGACCTGCTGCATCCGCCCTGCCATCCGATGAAGGACCACTACTGGCGCAGCGACGTGCTGGCCGCGGGCGCCACCACGTGTACGGCCGATTTCGCCGTGTTCGACCGCGACGGCACCGTGTCGGGCTATTTCCGCTGGGAAACGTCGATCGAGATCGGCGCCGGCCAGCCGGCCGCGAAACAGCCGGATTTCAAGCCGTCGTCGGATCGCAACGGCAACTTCACGCTGCCGCCGGATACCGCGTTCAAGGCGATCTTCTACGCGAATGCCGCCGACCGGCAGGACCTCAGGCTCTTCATCGACGATGCGCCGGAACCGGCCGCGTCGTTCGTCGGCAACAGCGAGGACGGCGTCAGGCTGTTCACGCTGAACTCGAAGGGCGGCAGGATCCGGATCGACGCGTTCGCCAACGGCAGGAAATCCGCGACCGATGCGCGTCTCGCGCCGCTGTCCGCGGGTGACACCGTCTGGCTCGGCTGGCTCGGCGCCGAAGACGGCGCCGATGCCGACTACAACGACGGGATCGTGATCCTGCAGTGGCCGATCACCTGA
- a CDS encoding ATP-grasp domain-containing protein, which produces MPHRFIDTVLIVDGASTAAYLAPAFRAYGIRCAHVISDPDLPEIYRNQFVPSDYIRQVQHRGDLDATLAQLADLRIGAVLHGLDAALELADTLAERLDVPYRNPLATSAARRDKYAMNERIRQAGLRAPAHFHSTSVDATLEWARAHGRLPLVVKPARSAGVAGVKICRTLDQVEAAARDVLATRSLYNQPNDDIVIQSYSEGQEYIVDSVSFEGRHRVVSLWEVHRDRTHAPRLDKMLVLNHADPRYAPLLDYAADVLDALEVRFGPTHLELFDTADGPTIVELNARLHGSLDPRLTSAVSGENHVSAAVEAVLHPERLFGEAAAPTDFRGYCGHVLLLSSRNGVLRQDFTWQAIQALPSFVGLKQWAKVGDTLRVTTDLQTALGTVGLYSPTFERLLEDCRRIREIEADFFADERAVESA; this is translated from the coding sequence ATGCCGCATCGTTTCATCGATACCGTCCTGATCGTCGACGGCGCGTCGACAGCCGCCTATCTGGCGCCCGCGTTTCGCGCCTACGGCATCCGTTGCGCGCACGTGATCAGCGACCCCGACCTGCCGGAGATCTACCGGAACCAGTTCGTCCCGTCCGACTACATCCGCCAGGTCCAGCATCGCGGCGACCTTGACGCGACGCTCGCGCAGCTGGCCGACCTGCGGATCGGCGCGGTGCTGCACGGCCTCGACGCGGCGCTGGAACTGGCCGACACGCTGGCCGAGCGGCTCGACGTGCCGTACCGCAATCCGCTCGCAACCTCGGCCGCGCGCCGCGACAAGTACGCGATGAACGAGCGCATCCGGCAGGCCGGCCTGCGCGCACCGGCCCACTTCCACAGCACGTCGGTCGACGCCACGCTCGAATGGGCCCGCGCTCACGGCAGGCTGCCGCTCGTGGTGAAGCCGGCCCGCAGCGCGGGCGTGGCCGGCGTGAAGATCTGCCGGACACTCGACCAGGTCGAGGCCGCCGCACGCGACGTGCTCGCCACCCGCTCGCTCTACAACCAGCCGAACGACGACATCGTGATCCAGAGCTATTCGGAGGGGCAGGAATACATCGTCGATTCGGTGTCCTTCGAAGGCCGCCATCGGGTGGTCAGCCTGTGGGAAGTGCACCGCGACCGCACACATGCACCGCGGCTCGACAAGATGCTGGTGCTGAATCACGCCGACCCGCGTTACGCGCCGCTGCTCGACTACGCGGCCGACGTGCTCGACGCGCTGGAAGTCCGCTTCGGGCCGACCCATCTCGAACTGTTCGATACGGCCGACGGCCCGACGATCGTCGAGCTGAACGCGCGGCTGCACGGCAGCCTCGATCCGCGGCTGACGAGCGCGGTCAGCGGCGAGAACCATGTATCGGCCGCCGTCGAGGCCGTGCTGCATCCGGAGCGGCTGTTCGGCGAAGCCGCCGCGCCGACGGATTTCCGCGGTTACTGCGGACACGTGCTGCTGCTGTCGTCGCGCAACGGCGTGCTCCGGCAAGACTTCACCTGGCAGGCGATCCAGGCGCTGCCGTCGTTCGTCGGGCTCAAGCAATGGGCCAAGGTGGGCGACACGCTGCGCGTGACGACCGACCTGCAGACGGCGCTCGGCACGGTCGGCCTCTACAGCCCGACGTTCGAGCGCCTGCTCGAGGATTGCCGGCGCATCCGCGAGATCGAGGCCGATTTCTTCGCGGACGAACGGGCGGTCGAGTCGGCCTAG
- a CDS encoding Flp family type IVb pilin, translating into MTKFIQQAARFVRDEDGVTAIEYGLIAALIAVGIIVAVTAVGTQLKTVFTTIAADLTAAV; encoded by the coding sequence ATGACCAAGTTCATTCAACAAGCCGCCCGTTTCGTTCGCGACGAAGACGGCGTGACCGCCATCGAATACGGCCTGATCGCAGCACTGATCGCGGTCGGCATCATCGTGGCGGTCACGGCGGTCGGCACGCAGCTGAAGACCGTGTTCACCACGATCGCTGCCGACCTGACCGCGGCCGTGTGA